The DNA sequence GTTGTTTCTTGCCCTTGAGGCATTACTCTGTGCCTGTAACAATAGAAATGACGGAGAGGACTGATGTGACACTTGCAATGATTGTGGTAATCACAATTTCTCCACCAGCGACTAATTCCAGTTGCTCATCAGTGAGTTCAAGTTGATCGTAATCGGGCTTTGGGGGAATATTCAGATACACATGATCTGGGCTAGTCTGATCGGATACTTGAATGGTGGCTCCTGCCTTAGTATCGAGTGTCGTGCCGAAGGTCTCTTGGATGGTGGCTTCGGGATTGGCCATCAATGCATTCTTGAAGGAGTCATCCTCCCATGAGCGTTTGATGATCTGACTGATCAATTGAGAATTGTCCATTTCTAGATTGGATTTCGATGAAATGAAATCAGGAACTCCCAGGAGGAGTAAGTGAGTTGATGGTTGTATGCATGTGGCAACTGACTATTTAGCAGGTGCCTCGGATCTTCGATTGAATTCGCCTGCAATGGATTTTTTGATCAGGAGACATTGGAGATCCAAGTCCTCCTGACCCATCCGATCCAATTTGAAGGCTACATATTCCATGCAGCTTTTCTGGAAATATTCGGTGATTCGGTCTTGCGAATCGAGGATGAGATGGGCGGAACTGCTGTCAAATTCGAAGCACGGGATGTCCCTTTCGAGCATGGCCTGTCGTTCATTTGCTAGAATCGGCCAATAAATCGGGGCATCCTCACGCATGAGATAGGCCCGAGCCATTAGCTCCAGTTTGATTCCGTAGAGGGTGGCGTCAGACAGATATTGAGGCTTTAGGAGATTTTTCAGGATACTCGCATAGACCTGTGTGGGCCGAAACAAGAACCTGATCAATAACCCCCGAAATTCCTGAAGGGGACTTGCCTCTGAATGGAGCCAGTCTCGATGGTCGGCAAACAGTTGGTGGCATTGCTGAAACCCCCTTAGCAAATCATCCTCATAGGCGGGCAATCGCTTGAAGGTTTCCCCGATGTATGGAATATTGGAAGTCGTCTCATGTGGTCGCTGCATCTTTTCGACACGCATCCGATCGGTATTTTTGTCTACCAGCTTGTCGAGAATGATGGTGATTTTGCCATCTTCGATACTTCCAAATCCTGACAGGGAATCATTGGGAACTGGCCCTCCAGGGATGACCATGGGGAGCAAAGCGGATCTCAGAACCGTATCGGCGATTGTATCTAATCCGGCTTGGCCCGTTTTGGCGATATTCAATTGGGGTTGGAGGAAGGTCTCAAAATCCACAAGTACGGGATGCTCTCCTGATGCGATAATGTTTTCAGCATGGAAGTCAGTACTGTCGAGGAGATACACGATGCCGAGCAAGATCCCCGCTCGCTCGTAATACCGGCTCACTGCCGCCTCATCTTTGCAAGGATCGTTTGGAGCATATTCTATCCACCCATATTCATTTCTTGGGAGGATATCCAGCACCTTGACCTGCGTCGACAGTTGGGAATTGACCCATCTACATAGTTCGTTGTAGGCGAGCCCGACTTTGACACATCGGGGTTTGTAGATCAGCTTGAAGCCATTCGAGAAGGTCAAGATCATGACGCCTTCGCCTCCTTTGTGTGGATCAGAAATATCCAGTGTGATATTTGTCAATCGATCCATTCCCCGAGCTCCTTCGAACAACGATTCGATATCTGCATGATCCGCGGCCAACCGATGGATAAATTGCGAGAAGGCCGCTATGGCCTGCTGCAAGACCGTTCCCATGATCCTAGCCATCATCGGGTATTGGATCAGGAGGTTGGGTAAATGCGTCCCGGTTATCTGGGATATAAACTGGCGATACCTGATATCTGTGGGGTCGCCCTCCGTTTCCTCGGAATTCCCTGCGGAATCCGTCCCTCCCATGAATTGCTCGAACAGGGAAAACAAAACAGTATTCGCAGCTCCAGAAAACCGTTCCAAAGCCGCTTGGATCAATAGTCTTTCCACCCGAGGTTCCAACAGATCCATTTGGCCCTTGCATCGATCGCCAATCGCATCTCTCAATACCCCAAGAAATGGGATGTAGAAGGTGTCAAAGGGTATCGGGTCCGAATCTGGGAGATAAGCTTCAGCTGGAAACTGTGAGGAGTCATATGCCAGAACCTGTCCTATGACAGTCGCCCATTCAGGAATACTGGCTCCTGCCTTCATTTGGACAGGAGACAGCATTTTGTCCAGATCTGACTCGGACAATCCAGCAAATCTCATGAAACGATCCAGCTTCTGCGGGTCCCTAGCGGAACTCAAGGCATTGACCCAATGATGGCGATAAATCAACGCCTGTATACCCGATTCCCCTCGAGACTCAAAATCAGAATGAAGTCGCTCGAATGGTGTGGTAGATTCATTCACCAATCTCTCAATGGTCTCCTTTATTATAGGAGAAGTGGATTGAGGTTGGGAGGGGGTATAGATCGAGTTCATGCCTTGGAATTTTAGGTTTATGCAACTAAGTGCATTGCCTCACGCCAGTATTGGCTTTGGACAGTGATCTCAAGGTATGAGGGAGCAAAAAGAGGGAACTGCCAAAAAAGCTGATCAAGATGACCGGAACTCTTCAGGCTTTTGCGAGGGAGAGATGGGCAAGACGCTTATATGCAGATGATGCAGTCAGCTGAATCCAAGAATCAGTCTGAAATGGTCGCTTGTCTCAGATTGTAGAATCGGAAAATGGTCGTGGATCAAGCGCTTGACTGATTTTGCCGAAAGTGATATATGAGCAAAACGGCTCTTATGGCCCTTTTCAATAGGAATTATGCTTCGTTCAGTAATTTTGGCAAGGCAGTAAGTGCTGGTGTCATTTTAGTCGGACTGGAGGATTTTATATTTATCAAAAGAACACTCACTTGATGTAGCTCTTAGTTAACCAGTCAGACTTATGGGCAAAATGGGAAGTCCGGACAGACGGGATTTGTTGATTCGGATATTGGCTCATTTTGCTTGCTGGAAATCATCGACCTATAATTTTTTTTGGTATGGACATGACCAACAATCAAAAAATTGCTGCCAAGATGTTTGAAAAGGCATGGAAAGATCCCGAGTTCAAATCGGATCTGATTGCCAATCCGGAAGCCACCATCCGAGAGTCATTTGGGCTGGAATTTGAATTGCCTGGAGGCAAGGAACTGGTTGTCGTGGATCAATCTGATGACTCAAAAGTATTTGTCAATATTCCCTCCGAACCTGATTTGGATGAAGTAGAGTTGACAGATGAGGAACTTGAACTCATCGCTGGAGGTGGTGGAACTCCTGATCTCTTGGCCAAAGGCCTGAAATTGTAAAGACTTTTGCACCCTCTTCATTCACCTGTTTCAGTCCGGAAACTAGTCCAACTCAAAAGGTCTTTACTTCGCATCGAGCGCTCCCACAAAGACATACAATATGCTTAAGGACTAGGTGCCTTCAGATCCCCATTCCATCGGATTGATCCTTTTTAGAGGCTATGATATCCTGATGCAATGTGATGGATGATTCCTACTCAAGAAGTGTATCTGATTCTTGGAAGATGTTTATTCAGCGATAGACATGAGATGTTTTTTTGGCTCGAAAGAAAGTGACCTCAAAGCCGTTAGCAGACGCTTCATCAGTCCGTTTTTTTCGGAGATGTGCCTGAGTGTTTGGTTGGCGTTGTTGATCTGCCAGTTGGGATATGCTCAACCTTCCTCTAAATGGATGGAGCGGATAGCCTTGAAAGAGGGGCTCCCATCCAATGGTTCACTAGACGTGATCCAAGATCATAGGGGGTATATTTGGCTGGCGACATACAATGGCGTGGTGAGATATGATGGGTATGATTTTGAGGTCTTCAGGAAAGGATTGTCCCACGAATCCATATTGCCTCCGGTAGGCCGATCATTCACTTCGCTATTGGAAGCTCGCAATGGTTGGATTTGGATGAGTACGTTAGGGGAAGGTTTCTGTGCATTCGATCCTTTCCGTGAACAGTTCATCAACTTTCCCAATGAGTCGCCAGATGGACGGTCCATTAACCATGCACATCGAGTGTTCATGGAAGATTCGGAGGGTAGAGTTTGGCTCGCCGAGCAAGATGAGACCGATCAAGTACATTTCAAGTATATCCATCCTGATTGTCCAGTTCCTGTTGCCTTTTCCCAAGGCTTTAAGTTCGATGCACGTCCGATCTATGGTGGGGTATTGCTGGAAGCCCAAGATGGCTCAATCTGGATGCATCGTTCGGATGAAGGGGTGTTTCGCTGGAAATCAGGACAAGCCGAATTTGAGAGAGTCCTTGATGGTTCAGGAGAATTTTTATTGAGTGGGTATACAATCAACTATCTGCATCCAGCCGATGGAGGTATATGGATTGGGACAGATTCAGGATTAAAATGGTATGATCCCTATCGCGCTTCTTTGGGGCAGCTTCCCCCGAAGCTCGAATCTGAACCGGCGATTCAATCAGGCGCTATCACATTCGTTGAGCAAGATTCCGTGGGTAACCTCTGGATAGGTTCAGAGACTGCAGGAATTTTCAAATATTCACCTACCTCGGACCTCGTTTCCCATTTTCCCGTTTTCCAAGATCATCCATCACACCCTTCGATCATCGTAAGACCCATCGCATCCAATCGTGAGGAAATTTGGTTTGTCTCCGATACACGAGAGTTCCAAGTATTTCCTCGTGAATTCTGGTGCTATCGCTTTTCTACCGGGAAACTTATTGCCTATGGATCGGATTTCAATCGAACATCCAATGAGACCGTCACGGCATTTTCCGATTTCATGGTGGACCGATCTGGGGGGATTTGGGTAGCAGACATTTTGGGCACACAACGCGAGCACCAATTGCCCGGAAGATTGGATATCTGGACAGTAGGCATGTCAGGACGAGTAGATCTCCAGACAGATTCGGTCATCCAAGTGCAGGCGGATTCGGCAGGGAATGTCTGGGTAATGGGCCATGAGGCAATCTTCGTATTTGACGATACGCTTTCCTCCTTCCGCAGGTATTCCCCAAAAGTTAATCGGACCTTGGTTTTCCATACCTTCCTCGAAGACTCCAAAGGAAATCTATGGATAGGGTCCAATTTGGGCCTATGGCGATATCTTCCCCAATCCAATGAATGGAGCCTTGAGATTTCGGCAGGCTCAGGGCAATCTGGGGTAGATCCATTGTTTGTTGATGACAAAGGTTGGATGTGGTATCAACATACGATGGCCTCCTATGGAAGAAACTTCGGAATAAGCCTAGGAGCTATTTCCACACAATCATTGGCTATTGTAGTAGGCCAAAATTCCCCCACAGCGCAATCGCTTGATGGGCAATTCTTTACCGATGGGCTCAAAGATTCACAAGGCCGATTGTGGATCTCCACGTTAAGTGGATTATTTCTCCTGAACAAGGATCAAAAGCAATTCTTGCCCTTCCCTTCCCAGTCCTTATCTAGTTGTGAGTTGACGAGTGAGCTGGTTCATTTCCTGTTTGAGGATAAGCAAGGAGGCCTTTTCGCGGCGACGTATGACGAGGGATTGAACCGATGGGACCAAGGAGAGTCCTGCTTCACGAATTGGCGGGAGGTTTATGGAATGGAAATCGTCATGTGTGCTCTGGAGGATGAAAAGGGGATGAAGTGGCTGGGCACCAATCGTGGGGAAGGCCTGTTCAAAATGGGAGCAGAAGGGGAAATACTCGGAATTTATGGGCCCGAAAATGGGTTGGCTGGACATGAAGTTTCAGTGATGGCCATCGACTCAGCAGGAGGCCTTTGGATTCCCTCTGTAAATGGTATTGCACGATTTGACCCCCAAAAAGAACACGCAACCATTTACGGGGAAGCCTATGGGATTGCTGCATACACTCCTGATACTCACAATGAGCAATACCGCAACATGCTCGTCGATTCTCAGGGGAATATCTGGTACAATACCTATGATCAGGTGGTGCGGATCATTCCCCGACAGATTCAGCAAGAAGATTCTGTTGCACCTGCTACTTTGATCGAAGCGATCAGACTAGGAAATCAGTGGTTGAGTTCCCCTGACTCACAATTTCTGGATACTCATATCTCTCTTCAAAAGGACCTTGAGCTTCCTTATAATTACCGGAATATTTCATTCCGCTTCATTGGATTGCATTTTGGGCATTCCGAAAACAATTTATATCGTTTCCGAATGTCGGGGATGGAAGAGGAGTGGAGCGAACCTTCCTCGATTCGACATGCGAGGTACGCAGGAATACCACCAGGGAATTATTCCTTCCAAGTTCAATCTTGCAATGCAGATGGCTTCTGGGATCAGGCGGGAACCGCCATTCGCATTCGGATTCTTCCCCCTTGGTGGATGACCTACTGGGCCTATGGGGGATATTCGTTGATTGCTCTGCTGTGCATTCTATTGGGGTTCTATTGGTTTTCCAAAGAGCAGACAGCCAAGCTCATCCGTCAGGCTCAAGAGTTGGAAGATGAGCGGCGTAGAACCGAGCAGCTTCGAGAATTGGACCAGTTGAAGGATCAATTTTTGGCCAATACCTCTCATGAATTACGGACTCCACTGAATGGAATTATTGGGTTATCTGAGGGTATTTACGAGCGTTCCGACAAGCCTGCGGATATGAATGATCTGGCGCTGGTGATTTCCTCGGGAAAGCGATTGCATCATTTGGTGGATGAATTGCTCGATTTTTCCAAGTTAAAACAGGGAGAACTGACGATTTCTCAAGCTTCTGTGGATTTAACCTGCGAGGTAGAATTGGCCTTTCAAATGAGTAAACCTTTGGTTCGAGACAAGGCCATTGACATGCACATGCACTTTCCCGAGGATTTTCCAGCTGTTTGGTCCGACCCACTCAGGCTACAGCAGATCCTCATTAATCTGATCGGGAATGCCGTGAAATTCACCGAACAAGGAAGTATTTCAGTGACTGGATCTGTTTCTGGGGATTGGGTAAAAGTTCAAGTGGTCGATACGGGAATCGGGATTTCCTCAGACAAGCAAGGTCGAATATTCGAAGCATTTAAGCAGGCAGACGGATCTACTGTCCGAAAATATGGAGGCACTGGTCTTGGGTTGTCTATCACTCGCCAATTGGTGGAACTTCATGGCGGTCAGATCGGAGTTGAAAGCCAGTTGGGGGCTGGAAGTACATTTTGGTTTACCCTCCCTGTTTCAAGGAGTACAGACCCGGTTGTCAATGTCATGGATTTGGAAAAGGATCGTGTTATTCCTTTGCCAGAGATTGACACTCCATTGGACCAAGTCGAGACTATTGAAATGGCGGGCTCATCCGGTTCCGATCGGGACTCCTCCAATCTGTTTAGGATATTGATCGTGGACGATGAACCGGTCAATTTGCATGTGATGAAGAGTCATCTAAGCATGGGAGGCTTTGAATTGGTGTTTGCCGAGGATGGTCAAGCTGCATTGGATCTGCTGGAAAGCACTCATTCGTTTGATCTTGTGCTATTGGATGTCATGATGCCGAATATGTCTGGATATGAAGTTTGCCGGCGGATTCGCATGCAGCATTTACCTTCAGAATTACCCATCATCATGGTTACGGCCAAGAATCAGGTGAATGATTTGGTCACAGGTCTTAGCAAGGGAGCTAATGACTATCTGGCTAAGCCTTTCTCCAAAAAAGAACTGCTTGCCAGAATCAAAACCCATCTAGAATTGAACCAAATCTTCCACATCGCGGACCGATTCATCCCCAATGAATTCATCCGATCTCTCGGTCATGAGCGACTGACTGATGTCAAACTTGGAGATGCAGTTGCTCGGGAAGTAAGCGTCATGTTTTCCGATATCAGAAGCTACACTTCCTTGGCTGAATCAATGACGCCAGAGGATGTTTTCGCCTTTGTCATGGGATATACCGCTAGGATGGGGCCTGTAATTCAGCGTAATCAAGGATTTGTCAATCAATATTTAGGGGATGGGATCATGGCGATCTTTCAGGATCAAGTGGATGATGCCTTAGCTGCCATGGTGGAAATGCAGGAAGTACTTCGTGCTTACAACTTGGAGCGAGCGTCCAAGGATCGAGTGCCAATTGCTGTGGGAATGGGGCTTCATTCGGGGCCACTGATCATGGGGATTATAGGGGACAAAACTCGATCCGACGCAGCTACGATCTCAGACACGGTCAATACTGCCGCTAGAATGGAAGGCCTGACCAAGGTCTTTGGTGCCAATATTCTGATCAGCGGGGAATCCTATCGAAACATGCGGAATCCAGAATTCTACACCTTTCGGTATCTGGGCAAGACCTCGGTGAAGGGCAAGCAGTCTTTGGTGGAATTGTATGAATGTGTCGATGGAGATCCAAGTCTGGTCCGGGAGAAAAAGCAACAAACCCATCATGAATTCGCCAAGGCAATCGCATGTTTCTACACCCGACAATATCCCGGCGCAATCAGGTTGCTCACTGAACTCATCGAGGAAAACCCCGAGGATCGGGTCGCTCAGTATTTCCTGAAGCGAGCCCAAACCCATGTGGCACAGGTGATATCATGAGTAAATTTCTTTCAGAAGATCGGCTGGATACCGCTGGAAATAGGAGTTGAATACTTTGGAGAAATAATGAGAATCCTTGAACCCGACTGCCCAAGACACCTCAGAAACAGTTCGGTACTTAAAACTCTCCATCAGGCGTTTTGCGGTATTCATCCGCTGATCCCTCAAATAGATATTGGGTGTTTTTCCTGTTAGGCGTTTCACTTTTCGGAATAGCTGGCGCTCGCTGATGGCCATCATGTAGGACAGTTCGGCTAAGTTGAAATCGCTTCTGGATAGATTTTGCTCAATCAATTGCTCAAGCTTTTCGAGCCATTGAAGATCCTCGGTATTCATGGTTTTCCCACTCTCTTCTTTTCGAGTTCCCCATTCACTGCGTTCATTTGCAGAATGCACGAGTGAATGTAAATGCCTGTTGAGCGTATCTGCATCTACCGGCAATGGCAAGAAAAGGTCGGCGCCCAATTTGGTGGTTCTGAAATGATGGGACACTTTCAGCTTCTCTCCCAAAATAAGCATCGGGATTTTTTTCCAGGCAAGGTGCGATTTGATCTCCTTGAGTAATCGAAATTGGTCTAGGTGATAGATAGAGCCTTGCAAGATGATGAAATCAATTTTGCGTTTGTATTTATTCAGCAAGTCGAAGGCTTCTTGGCAATCCCGAGCCAGCAAATTTTCGGAAAAGGGCTCTAATTGAGATTGGATTTGCTGAAGGGTGTGTTCCTGATAAGATATGATCAATCCACGAGCATGGTATGATTCTGACTGAGTGGGCTCGGAAAGAGCTGGGGGGGGATCGGCCTGCTGGGTTTGAGAATGGTTGGGAAGTGGCCGCTGTGCAAGGGGAAACTCAAAGCTTGAAAGGCTGCCTTTGCCTTCTAAAGATCTAAATGTGATTTGTCCGCCGAGGATCAGCGCATATTGCTGTAACAATATCGGAATGAAAAGTTGAGCGGTGGCATCTGGCATGGCCTTGATCGAGGTACTAGGGGAGAGGGCGGCTGGATCTACACTAGCATCTTCCACGAGGATATGGACCCTACTCGGCAATTCTTCCTCCTTGATCGTGATAATGACTTGGCTATAATTGGGCGAAAGTTGGATCGCTCGTTCTACCAGTTTCTGGAAAATGTCGTTTAGGATTTCCGGGTTACAGATGATTTCGGTGTCTTTACCCAGTTGATTGTTGAACCCTAGATGGATATTGCGCCTGCTGCTTTCCTTCAAAATCTGCTGGTAACATCTATTGAAGAATAAATATGCGGGAATTACCCGGTGCTCCTGCTGCGCTTTTCGCATTTTGCAGGTAGACAACCCGATGGTTTCTTCCACCATTTGAACCAACTGGTTGCTTTGTTCAACTGCAATCCTAGATGCTTTTTGAATATTCGAATTAGCCTTTCCCAACCGATTGTCCATAATGGCGTGATTGTAGGCAATGATTCGAGATAAGGGATGTAGAAAGGCTTGAAGCACATTCTGAAAAAAGATCTGGGATTGGGAAGCCGAAGCCTCTGAATTCGTTGGTGCAAAAAGCTGATCCATCAAATCACTTTGGGAACGGTAATCCATAACTAGCTAGGTTAGTCGTATCAAAAAATTATGACCAAGCGAGGAACATACAAGTGAGCAAGAAAGATATTAGAGAGTCATCCGATGCCGGTTTTGGTTAGACCATTTGCGGGTATGACTCAGAAGGCGCGCTAGATATCGGCCTTGTTGATGAAAAAATGAAAGATGAGTTCCACAGATTGTGCGGTAAATGATGTCGTATTGGAATGCAGGCTTTTGACAGTTTTAACCCCAAGGCTTTTTCCGATCTTTTGTGGGCAATAGCATTGATTAGGAGGGATCATCTGTGGATGATGGATGGTCTTTTCCTTCAAATCAGGTCCGACCATTCTGCCATTTCCATTCATAAATCCCCAAATTGCCTCTATTTAAAGTTTTTCTCAGACATGGCTGCGAGTAGATTGGATGCTTCGCGAACTATGTCTGTTCAAGACAGTTTCAATGCTACGTTGGCTGAATCTTGGCTATGCCGCTTTAGCTCCCTATTCTAAAGACGGTAGATAGCAGTAGGCACATCCGTAGGTAAGATGAACTGGATTTTTTCGATATAATCCAAATATGTCAAATTACAACGAATATAATCTTTTTCTAAAGCCAAAGATTTATACGCTCGATCGGTATTCTCAATATGAAAAAAATATTCCAATAATTATATCTGCGAATAATGATTTTGCCTGAATATATAACATGCCGTAATTAATATTGAATAGTATTTTTTTATAGAGGGAAAGGAAAGAATTTTATCAATCTACTGCGGTCAAGGATACTGCCATTTCCTCTAATTCTCATATTCGAATGAGGATCGAAAAGTAGCATATCAGAATTGCGAATCAATGCGGAGGAATGGAAATAAAAATAAATGATCCCGAATACATTTTGAGATATTTTCCGACATCTTATCGATTATTAAATAGGTAAATATCCCAATTTCACCAAAAAACAAAAGACGCTACAAGACCATTCCTGTAGCGTCCTCGAGTGTGCCATTTTCATGGACTTTCCTTTACACAAGAACTTTTTTCAATTCATCTTCAATGAGGCTGGAAACCACCTGGCCAGAAATCAGGGATGGCGGTACACCGGGTCCCGGAACTGTCAAGTGCCCCGTATAGTAAAGGTTGGAGACCTTCTTGGATTTTAGGCGTGGCTTGAAGAATGCTGTTTGATTCAGCGTATTGGCTAGACCGTAGGCATTTCCTTTGAAGGAATGATAATCTTTCTCAAAATCGGACATGGCATAACTCCGCTTGATGGTGAGTTTGCTGCGAATATCCGTTCCTGTAAATCGCTCCAATCGATCCATGATCTTGGTGAAACAGGCCTCTCGGAGTTCTTCTGAATCTTCCAATCCAGGAGCCAATGGGACGAGCAGGAATACATTTTCCTTTCCTTCTGGTGCAACTGAAGCATCGGTCTTGGAAGGTACACATGCGTAAAAAAGTGGTTTCTTCGGCCACTGAGGATCGTGGTAAATCTCCTGTGCATGTGCGTCGAAATCCTCGTCGAAGAACAAGTTGTGATGCTTGAGGTTTGGAACCTTGCCATCCACTCCGAGATAGTACAGCAAGCTCGAAGGCGACATGGTCCTATTTTCCCAGTATTGAGGGGAGTATTGACGATGCGGAGTATCTAGCAATACCTGATCGGTGTGACGATAATCGCTGTTGGCTACCACGATGTCAGCCTTCAGTACCCCTGAAGCAGTTTCGACGTGTGTTGCTTTGCCATTGGAAACCCCAATTTTCAGGACTTCTTCGTTGAGTTTAATCTCAACCCCTTGCTCCTCGGCAACTGCGACCATTGCCTGCACGATTTGATTCATTCCGCCCATCGGATACCAAGTACCCAGTTTGAGATCGGCATGATTCATCATACTGTACAAAGCAGGAGTATTCTGGGGAGTCGCCCCAAGGAAAAGAACCGGGAATTCTAGAATTTTCAGCAACTTGGGATGTGAGAAATAGGATCTCACATGCTTGCTCATGGATTGGAACATTTGAATCCGGAAGCTCTCTCTGATCAATCTGAAGTCGATGAATTCAGTGATATTCAGAGAAGGCCTATGAACGTAGTCCCGCATCCCAACTTCATATTTGTAGGCGGCTTGTTCAAGGAATTGGTGGAGCTTGGGACCGGAACCCGGTTCAAGCTGTTCAAATATTTTGGCCAAATCCGAGACAA is a window from the Pontibacter sp. G13 genome containing:
- a CDS encoding phytoene desaturase family protein, whose protein sequence is MEPQRIVVIGSGFAGLASASLLAQQGHQVTILEKNDQPGGRARQWKKDGFTFDMGPSWYWMPDVFESYFALFGKKVSDYYQLDRLDPSYRVFFGEEDQIDVPALVSDLAKIFEQLEPGSGPKLHQFLEQAAYKYEVGMRDYVHRPSLNITEFIDFRLIRESFRIQMFQSMSKHVRSYFSHPKLLKILEFPVLFLGATPQNTPALYSMMNHADLKLGTWYPMGGMNQIVQAMVAVAEEQGVEIKLNEEVLKIGVSNGKATHVETASGVLKADIVVANSDYRHTDQVLLDTPHRQYSPQYWENRTMSPSSLLYYLGVDGKVPNLKHHNLFFDEDFDAHAQEIYHDPQWPKKPLFYACVPSKTDASVAPEGKENVFLLVPLAPGLEDSEELREACFTKIMDRLERFTGTDIRSKLTIKRSYAMSDFEKDYHSFKGNAYGLANTLNQTAFFKPRLKSKKVSNLYYTGHLTVPGPGVPPSLISGQVVSSLIEDELKKVLV